A DNA window from Pirellulales bacterium contains the following coding sequences:
- the pgsA gene encoding CDP-diacylglycerol--glycerol-3-phosphate 3-phosphatidyltransferase, which translates to MPDSAEPTQRLWNVPNQVTVARVALSGVLFVLLSLGMYLPGLVVFMIAAGTDWVDGYWARKYGQVTKLGRVLDPFADKLIICGTFIYLAAAPRLLDGKLVSGIYAWMCVVIVARELLVTALRSFVEGEGGDFSAKWAGKWKMVAQCAAAGFSLAVLSYLDPRRGLWIDGPPPGWMTYGLTATVWLAVVLTVLSAVGYVQAAWRQLTAP; encoded by the coding sequence ATGCCTGATTCCGCCGAACCGACGCAGCGACTGTGGAACGTCCCCAACCAAGTGACGGTTGCGCGGGTGGCGCTTTCGGGCGTGCTGTTCGTGTTGTTGTCGCTGGGAATGTATCTGCCGGGGTTGGTCGTGTTCATGATCGCCGCGGGGACCGACTGGGTCGACGGATACTGGGCCCGCAAGTACGGGCAAGTCACCAAGCTCGGCCGCGTGCTCGATCCGTTCGCCGACAAGCTGATCATCTGCGGCACGTTCATCTACCTGGCCGCGGCGCCCCGGCTGCTCGACGGGAAGCTCGTCTCGGGGATCTACGCCTGGATGTGCGTCGTGATCGTCGCGCGCGAATTGCTGGTGACCGCGCTGCGGAGCTTTGTCGAGGGGGAGGGGGGCGATTTTTCGGCCAAGTGGGCCGGCAAGTGGAAGATGGTCGCCCAATGCGCCGCCGCAGGGTTCAGTCTTGCCGTACTCAGCTACCTTGACCCGCGCCGCGGCCTGTGGATCGACGGCCCGCCCCCGGGTTGGATGACCTACGGCCTGACGGCAACCGTCTGGCTGGCGGTGGTCCTGACAGTGCTGTCGGCCGTGGGGTATGTTCAAGCGGCGTGGCGTCAATTGACGGCGCCGTAG
- the rimO gene encoding 30S ribosomal protein S12 methylthiotransferase RimO produces MSSQFTENLQRGQSKGRYAFVSLGCPKNLVDSERMLGMLRLDGYELVAEPEGADFAIVNTCGFIEAARAESFGAIDEMLELKRQGKLRGVIVSGCLAERQKESLLEERPGIDHLVGVFGREEVTKVADRLVGGLEEQRTVFHPAPVRPLPDTARMRITPRHFAFLKISEGCDRLCTFCAIPKMRGRHATKPIEEVIAEARELAADGVRELVVVAQDTTYYGMDLYGEPRLAELLRQLEQVEGLDWIRLMYLYPMYFTDDVIDVIAGSERIVPYLDMPLQHANDVMLRRMQRRVTRGETETLLAKLRERIPGLVMRTTFITGFPGETNEQFAEMVEFVREQRFERAGVFTYSLEPDTPAAKLPDHVPEEVKEQRREELMAVQQEVAFAWNESQLGRQLDMLIDAPVPGERNAWVARSFADAPDVDGVAYVTGAGLRPGALVKCEVVASQGYDLIAAACGKPR; encoded by the coding sequence GTGTCGTCGCAATTTACCGAGAATCTCCAGCGCGGACAGTCGAAAGGCCGTTACGCCTTCGTCAGCCTGGGATGCCCGAAGAACCTCGTCGACAGCGAGCGGATGCTGGGGATGTTGCGGCTGGACGGCTACGAGCTGGTCGCCGAGCCCGAGGGCGCCGACTTCGCCATCGTCAACACATGCGGCTTCATCGAAGCGGCGCGGGCCGAGTCGTTCGGCGCGATCGACGAGATGCTCGAGCTCAAACGGCAAGGCAAGCTGCGCGGCGTCATCGTCAGCGGCTGCCTGGCCGAGCGGCAGAAGGAGTCGCTGCTCGAGGAGCGGCCCGGGATCGACCACCTCGTCGGGGTGTTCGGGCGCGAGGAGGTGACCAAGGTCGCCGATCGACTGGTCGGGGGGCTTGAGGAACAGCGAACCGTGTTTCACCCGGCGCCGGTTCGCCCGCTCCCGGACACGGCCCGGATGCGGATCACGCCGCGGCATTTTGCGTTCCTCAAGATCAGCGAGGGATGCGATCGGCTCTGCACGTTCTGCGCGATCCCCAAGATGCGCGGGCGTCACGCCACCAAGCCGATCGAGGAGGTGATCGCCGAAGCTCGCGAACTGGCCGCCGACGGCGTGCGCGAACTGGTCGTCGTGGCTCAAGACACGACGTACTACGGCATGGACCTGTACGGCGAGCCACGGCTCGCCGAGCTCTTGCGGCAACTCGAGCAGGTCGAGGGGCTCGACTGGATTCGGCTGATGTACCTGTACCCGATGTATTTCACCGACGACGTGATCGACGTCATCGCCGGCAGCGAGCGAATCGTGCCGTATCTCGACATGCCGCTGCAACACGCCAACGACGTGATGCTGCGGCGGATGCAGCGCCGCGTGACGCGGGGCGAGACGGAAACGCTGCTCGCCAAGTTGCGCGAGCGGATTCCCGGGCTGGTCATGCGGACGACGTTCATCACCGGCTTTCCCGGGGAGACCAACGAGCAATTCGCCGAAATGGTCGAGTTCGTCCGCGAACAGCGGTTCGAGCGGGCCGGAGTGTTCACCTACTCGCTGGAGCCCGACACCCCCGCGGCCAAGCTGCCCGACCACGTCCCCGAGGAGGTTAAGGAGCAACGGCGCGAAGAGTTGATGGCCGTCCAGCAGGAGGTGGCGTTCGCGTGGAACGAGTCGCAACTGGGACGGCAGTTGGACATGCTGATCGACGCGCCCGTGCCCGGGGAGCGCAACGCCTGGGTGGCCCGCAGCTTTGCCGACGCCCCCGACGTGGACGGGGTGGCGTACGTCACGGGCGCGGGACTTCGCCCCGGGGCGCTGGTAAAATGCGAAGTCGTGGCGAGCCAGGGATACGACCTGATCGCCGCCGCCTGCGGGAAGCCGAGGTAG
- a CDS encoding DUF1559 domain-containing protein — protein sequence MQVTPLRCAHCAPRSRRRSRGFTLVELLVVIAIIGVLVALLLPAIQAAREAARRSQCLSNLRQVSLGLLNYESARKSFPSAFDFPAGTNPATSPNIGPNWIIRVLPYMEQQTVYDRFDLTKYISDTANEPARTTVIDALRCPSDSFAYQHMEVQGPRTPVYWARGNYAANAGNGPLLTTSTGATIGIFGPDSPGWKDDKRRGVIGPNVAVNLRQITDGGSSTILVAEVRSGVTPRDRRGTWAMGQAGSSVLFWFGSTGDANGPNVCNANADDVAGPTSADLTILEQECMPDYTGDDWADQATTRSAHPGGVNLGMADGSSHFVSNEVETSGPYGAWGTVWDKMIASADGQVIGDMPF from the coding sequence ATGCAAGTCACGCCGCTGCGTTGTGCGCACTGCGCACCGAGGTCGCGCCGCCGATCTCGGGGCTTCACCTTGGTCGAATTGTTGGTCGTCATCGCGATCATCGGCGTGCTGGTGGCGCTGCTGTTGCCGGCAATCCAAGCGGCGCGCGAGGCGGCGCGCCGCAGTCAGTGCCTGAGCAACCTGCGTCAAGTGAGCTTGGGGCTGTTGAACTACGAGTCGGCCAGGAAGTCGTTTCCCTCGGCGTTTGACTTCCCGGCCGGGACCAACCCGGCGACCTCGCCGAACATCGGGCCGAACTGGATCATCCGCGTGCTCCCCTACATGGAGCAGCAGACGGTGTACGACCGGTTCGATCTGACGAAGTACATCTCGGACACGGCGAACGAACCGGCGCGGACGACGGTGATCGACGCGCTGCGGTGCCCGTCGGATTCCTTCGCCTATCAACACATGGAAGTCCAAGGGCCGCGGACGCCGGTCTACTGGGCTCGCGGCAACTACGCCGCCAATGCGGGCAACGGACCGTTGCTGACGACCAGCACCGGGGCCACGATCGGCATCTTCGGGCCCGACTCTCCCGGGTGGAAGGACGACAAACGCCGCGGCGTGATCGGCCCGAACGTCGCGGTGAATCTGCGGCAGATCACCGACGGCGGCAGTTCCACGATCCTCGTCGCCGAGGTTCGCTCAGGCGTCACCCCGCGCGACCGTCGCGGCACGTGGGCGATGGGCCAAGCGGGGAGCAGCGTCCTGTTCTGGTTCGGATCGACCGGCGACGCAAACGGCCCGAACGTCTGCAACGCCAATGCCGACGACGTCGCCGGACCGACCAGCGCGGATCTGACGATCCTGGAACAGGAGTGCATGCCCGACTACACCGGCGACGACTGGGCCGATCAGGCGACGACGCGCAGCGCCCACCCGGGGGGCGTCAACCTGGGCATGGCCGACGGAAGCTCGCACTTCGTGTCGAACGAGGTCGAGACCAGCGGACCGTACGGCGCCTGGGGGACCGTGTGGGACAAGATGATCGCCAGCGCCGACGGGCAAGTCATCGGCGACATGCCGTTCTGA
- the murG gene encoding undecaprenyldiphospho-muramoylpentapeptide beta-N-acetylglucosaminyltransferase has product MAMNPHVLFAGGGSVGHLHPGLAVAEHLAARMPGIDLTFAGGGSARERHAVKTAGFRYTVIPSQPTPRNPVQALRFVTDNVAGYCAARWMLREQRVSLVVGLGGYTSAAIVRAAVARGIPVVLLEQNAVPGWTTRWLSRGASLVCAAFEEVRPHLHVQAPVQVTGNPARPSFEQLYRRLQQRSTSASSAATGSADSSLELVANQPYRQRRLVVLGGAAGARSLNEAVPAALKKLGDRLKGWQIVHQTGEGQLQETEARYAALGLQALAVTYIDEIASVLFASDLAISRAGGMTLAELSLAGTPSVLVPYPQAADNHQIANAKVFTAAGACRMIDESSQAGALDAALTRELEPLLADHHVRAEMTRNIQRLARPQASAEIAAAIRDQLCGGSTVRLAA; this is encoded by the coding sequence ATGGCTATGAATCCCCACGTCTTGTTCGCCGGCGGCGGTTCCGTCGGGCACCTTCATCCCGGGCTGGCCGTCGCCGAGCATCTCGCGGCGCGGATGCCGGGGATCGACCTCACGTTCGCCGGGGGCGGGTCCGCGCGCGAGCGGCATGCCGTCAAGACCGCGGGCTTTCGCTACACGGTCATCCCTTCGCAACCGACGCCTCGCAACCCCGTGCAGGCGCTGCGGTTCGTCACCGACAACGTCGCGGGCTACTGCGCCGCAAGGTGGATGCTGCGCGAACAGCGCGTCTCGCTCGTCGTGGGATTAGGAGGCTACACCAGCGCGGCGATCGTCCGTGCGGCGGTGGCGCGGGGCATTCCGGTCGTGCTCCTCGAGCAAAACGCGGTCCCCGGATGGACGACGCGGTGGCTGTCGCGCGGAGCCTCGCTGGTGTGCGCGGCGTTCGAGGAGGTGCGGCCTCACCTGCACGTGCAAGCCCCGGTGCAAGTGACCGGCAACCCGGCGCGGCCGTCGTTCGAGCAACTCTACCGCCGATTGCAGCAGCGCTCGACGTCGGCAAGTTCCGCGGCAACAGGAAGCGCCGACTCGTCGCTCGAACTGGTGGCTAATCAGCCGTATCGTCAACGCCGACTGGTCGTTCTCGGCGGCGCGGCGGGAGCGCGGTCGCTGAACGAAGCGGTCCCCGCGGCTCTCAAGAAGTTGGGAGATCGGCTCAAGGGATGGCAAATCGTCCACCAGACGGGCGAGGGGCAACTGCAGGAGACCGAAGCCCGTTACGCCGCGCTGGGACTGCAGGCGTTGGCCGTCACTTACATCGACGAGATCGCGTCGGTGCTGTTCGCCAGCGATCTGGCGATCAGCCGTGCCGGCGGGATGACGCTGGCCGAGTTGTCGCTCGCCGGCACGCCGTCGGTGCTGGTGCCGTACCCGCAAGCGGCCGACAATCACCAGATCGCCAACGCCAAGGTGTTCACCGCCGCGGGGGCGTGTCGGATGATCGACGAATCGTCCCAGGCCGGGGCGCTCGACGCGGCGCTGACGCGCGAGCTGGAGCCGCTGCTGGCCGATCATCACGTGCGGGCCGAGATGACCCGCAACATCCAGCGGTTGGCGCGGCCGCAAGCCTCGGCCGAGATCGCTGCGGCGATCCGCGATCAACTCTGCGGCGGGTCGACGGTTCGGTTGGCGGCCTGA
- a CDS encoding PTS sugar transporter subunit IIA, protein MIAHRVMADEDFDIATLAVYLHLMPAQVARMAERGKVPGRRIGGEWRFSRPEINQWLEERIGASDEVELAALESSFERSDVMGSHAPLAELMPPEAVAAPLAARTRGKVIAAMAELAADTGLLWDPHKMAEAITAREEMMSTALDVGVALLHPRRPQASILGGPVVALGIVAGGIPFGGGGGGLTDIFFLIAATNDQEHLRILARLSRIINDAAWLTELRAAPDAAAVRKLVLQRDAHFAG, encoded by the coding sequence ATGATTGCGCATCGCGTTATGGCTGACGAAGACTTTGACATCGCCACGCTCGCCGTGTACCTGCACCTGATGCCGGCGCAGGTGGCGCGGATGGCCGAGCGCGGCAAAGTGCCGGGGCGTCGTATCGGGGGGGAGTGGCGATTTTCGCGGCCGGAGATCAATCAGTGGCTTGAGGAGCGGATCGGAGCGAGCGACGAGGTCGAGTTGGCGGCGCTCGAATCGAGCTTCGAACGATCCGACGTGATGGGGTCGCACGCGCCGCTGGCCGAGCTGATGCCCCCCGAGGCGGTCGCGGCGCCGCTGGCCGCTCGCACCCGCGGGAAGGTGATCGCCGCGATGGCCGAACTCGCCGCCGACACCGGGTTGCTGTGGGACCCGCACAAAATGGCCGAGGCGATCACGGCGCGCGAGGAGATGATGTCGACCGCGCTCGACGTCGGCGTCGCTCTGCTCCACCCTCGTCGGCCCCAGGCGTCGATCTTGGGCGGGCCGGTGGTCGCGCTGGGAATCGTCGCCGGGGGGATCCCCTTCGGAGGCGGGGGCGGGGGGCTCACCGACATCTTCTTTCTCATTGCGGCGACCAACGACCAGGAACATTTGCGAATCCTCGCCCGCTTGAGCCGCATCATCAACGACGCCGCATGGCTGACCGAGTTGCGCGCGGCGCCCGACGCCGCGGCTGTGCGAAAACTGGTGCTCCAGCGCGACGCTCACTTTGCGGGCTGA
- a CDS encoding ImmA/IrrE family metallo-endopeptidase, translating to MSIEVPLEQLQGVVEEVAADLLAEGGLLAPPVDAFALADRLGLAVARDGWGASRARLVRLAGGGGAPRPAILVADDPRPERRQWAVAHEIGENAAHRVFAALGLDPHHAPTGARETIANHLAGSLLLPREWLVDAGAACDWDLTELKSAFATASHELLARRMLEMPPPVIVTLVDQGRPVWRRSNVLPRAPRLSDAELAAWRTAHQRTAAVACAPEQLPPGVADVRAWAIHEPHWRREIVRTQLEELW from the coding sequence ATGTCGATTGAAGTTCCCCTTGAGCAGTTGCAGGGCGTGGTCGAGGAGGTTGCCGCCGACCTGCTGGCCGAGGGAGGACTGTTGGCGCCGCCAGTCGATGCGTTCGCGCTGGCCGACCGGCTGGGGCTGGCCGTGGCCCGCGACGGGTGGGGGGCAAGTCGGGCTCGGCTGGTGCGACTTGCCGGCGGCGGAGGCGCGCCGCGGCCGGCGATTCTCGTTGCCGACGACCCGCGACCGGAGCGTCGCCAGTGGGCCGTCGCCCACGAGATTGGCGAGAACGCCGCCCATCGCGTCTTCGCAGCGTTGGGGCTCGACCCGCACCACGCCCCGACCGGCGCGCGGGAAACGATCGCCAACCATTTGGCCGGCAGCCTGCTGCTGCCGCGAGAGTGGCTGGTCGACGCCGGCGCCGCGTGCGACTGGGACCTGACGGAACTCAAGAGCGCCTTCGCCACCGCCAGCCACGAACTGCTCGCCCGGCGCATGCTGGAGATGCCGCCGCCGGTGATCGTCACGCTCGTCGACCAGGGTCGACCGGTCTGGCGCCGCAGCAATGTGCTGCCCCGCGCCCCGCGGCTGAGCGACGCAGAGCTGGCCGCGTGGCGAACGGCCCACCAGCGCACCGCTGCGGTTGCCTGCGCGCCCGAGCAGCTGCCTCCCGGCGTGGCCGACGTGCGGGCGTGGGCGATCCACGAACCGCATTGGCGTCGCGAGATCGTACGCACGCAATTGGAGGAGCTCTGGTGA
- the ade gene encoding adenine deaminase encodes MSASFSVAGRVVDVAGRRVFPALVSVAEGRIAAVEPLAEAPADAGFLLPGFIDAHVHVESSMLVPTEFARAAVVHGTVATVSDPHEIGNVLGVAGVEYMLANAAQCPLKFNFGAPSCVPATTFETAGATITVAEVEQLLDDPRIRYLSEMMNFPGVLHGDPECLAKIAAAQSRGKPVDGHAPGLRGAEAAAYVAAGMTTDHECFTKEEALDKLAAGCKISIREGSAARNFDALYALLGEHPGMVMLCSDDKHPDELLAGHIDALVRRAVAGGIDPFDALQAACLVPIEHYGLDVGRLQVGDPADFIEVDSLTEFRVRRTWIDGRLVAENGRTLIERVEPPVANKFVPTHVRPEDLRVPARTGLTLQTIEALDGQLITNRLSVEPTVVEGEVVSDPPRDVLKMVVVNRYAKAPPAVAFVKNFGLHAGAMASSVAHDSHNVIAVGATDDDIAAAINAVMDAGGGLAAVDHRGGDRWVLPLPVAGLMATGTCEEVGHAYQELDAAVKSWGSTLRAPYMTLSFMALLVIPALKLSDKGLFDGAKFAFTPLLE; translated from the coding sequence ATGAGCGCATCGTTTTCGGTCGCAGGCCGTGTCGTCGACGTCGCGGGCCGGCGCGTGTTTCCCGCCCTGGTGTCCGTCGCCGAGGGGCGGATCGCGGCGGTCGAGCCGCTCGCCGAGGCGCCGGCCGACGCGGGCTTTCTGCTTCCCGGGTTCATCGACGCCCACGTCCACGTCGAGAGCTCGATGCTTGTGCCCACCGAGTTCGCCCGCGCCGCGGTCGTGCACGGCACGGTCGCCACGGTGAGCGACCCGCACGAGATCGGCAACGTGCTGGGAGTCGCGGGGGTCGAGTACATGCTCGCCAACGCGGCGCAGTGTCCGTTGAAGTTCAACTTCGGCGCCCCGTCGTGCGTGCCGGCGACGACGTTCGAGACGGCCGGCGCCACGATCACCGTGGCCGAGGTCGAGCAGTTGCTGGACGACCCGCGGATTCGCTACCTGAGCGAGATGATGAACTTCCCCGGCGTGCTGCACGGGGACCCCGAGTGCCTGGCGAAGATCGCCGCGGCCCAGTCGCGCGGCAAGCCGGTCGACGGCCACGCCCCCGGGCTGCGAGGCGCGGAGGCCGCCGCGTACGTCGCCGCGGGGATGACGACCGACCACGAGTGCTTCACCAAAGAGGAGGCGCTCGACAAACTGGCCGCGGGGTGCAAGATCTCGATCCGCGAGGGTTCGGCTGCGCGCAATTTCGACGCGCTTTACGCGCTGCTGGGCGAGCACCCCGGGATGGTCATGCTGTGCAGCGACGACAAGCATCCCGACGAGTTGCTCGCGGGTCACATCGACGCGCTGGTCCGCCGGGCCGTGGCCGGGGGGATCGACCCGTTCGACGCGCTGCAAGCGGCGTGCCTCGTGCCGATCGAGCACTACGGGCTCGACGTGGGGCGGTTGCAGGTCGGCGATCCGGCCGACTTCATTGAGGTCGACTCGCTGACCGAGTTCCGCGTGCGGCGCACCTGGATCGACGGGCGCCTCGTCGCGGAGAACGGTCGGACGCTCATCGAGCGGGTCGAGCCCCCCGTGGCGAACAAATTCGTGCCGACGCACGTCCGGCCCGAGGATCTGCGCGTGCCGGCCCGGACGGGGCTGACGCTGCAGACGATCGAGGCGCTCGACGGGCAATTGATTACGAATCGGCTGTCCGTCGAGCCGACGGTGGTCGAGGGGGAGGTCGTCAGCGACCCGCCGCGCGACGTGCTGAAAATGGTCGTCGTGAATCGCTACGCCAAGGCGCCGCCGGCCGTGGCGTTCGTGAAGAACTTCGGATTGCACGCCGGGGCGATGGCGTCCAGCGTGGCGCACGACTCGCATAACGTCATCGCCGTGGGCGCCACGGACGACGACATTGCCGCGGCGATCAACGCCGTGATGGACGCGGGGGGCGGGCTCGCGGCGGTCGATCACCGCGGCGGGGACCGGTGGGTGCTGCCGTTGCCGGTGGCCGGATTGATGGCGACCGGCACGTGCGAGGAAGTCGGGCATGCGTACCAGGAACTTGACGCCGCCGTGAAGAGCTGGGGCTCGACGCTGCGGGCGCCGTACATGACGCTCAGCTTCATGGCGTTGCTGGTCATCCCCGCGCTCAAGCTGAGCGACAAAGGCCTGTTCGACGGGGCCAAGTTCGCGTTCACGCCGTTGTTGGAGTAG
- a CDS encoding SDR family oxidoreductase has translation MSFVVRNQVALVTGANRGIGKAIVESLLAHGAAKVYAAVRDPASAEPLVAAHGAQVVPLALNLAAPATIAAAARVATDVTLVVNNAGVLRSETPLAPGALDALAFEFDVNVCGLLRVAQAFAPVLAGNGGGAFVQLNSVASLRAFPPFSTYCASKAAAYSLTQSLRAQLGEQNTLVVSVHPGPIKTDMGRDAGLEEIAEPPSVVAESIVAALAAGEFHAFPDAMARQMGQAYEGFARNVVEAEGEEG, from the coding sequence ATGAGCTTCGTCGTCCGCAATCAAGTCGCGCTGGTCACCGGCGCCAACCGGGGCATCGGCAAGGCGATCGTCGAATCGCTTCTCGCCCACGGCGCCGCCAAGGTCTACGCCGCAGTCCGCGACCCCGCCTCGGCCGAGCCGCTGGTCGCCGCCCACGGCGCGCAGGTCGTTCCGCTGGCCCTTAATCTGGCCGCTCCCGCGACGATCGCCGCCGCGGCCCGCGTCGCGACCGATGTCACGCTCGTGGTCAACAACGCCGGCGTCCTGCGATCCGAAACGCCCCTCGCCCCCGGCGCCCTCGACGCGTTGGCGTTCGAGTTCGACGTCAACGTCTGCGGCCTGCTGCGCGTCGCCCAGGCGTTCGCCCCTGTGCTGGCCGGCAACGGCGGGGGGGCCTTCGTGCAGCTCAACAGCGTCGCCTCGCTCCGGGCATTCCCCCCGTTCAGCACGTACTGTGCGTCGAAGGCCGCCGCGTACTCGCTGACTCAATCGCTCCGCGCTCAACTCGGCGAACAAAACACCCTGGTCGTCAGCGTCCACCCTGGACCGATCAAGACCGACATGGGGCGCGACGCCGGCCTGGAAGAGATCGCCGAACCCCCGTCGGTCGTCGCCGAATCGATCGTCGCCGCCTTGGCCGCGGGCGAGTTCCATGCCTTCCCCGACGCGATGGCCCGCCAAATGGGGCAAGCCTACGAAGGTTTTGCTCGCAATGTCGTCGAGGCCGAAGGGGAGGAAGGGTGA
- a CDS encoding PEP-CTERM sorting domain-containing protein: MPSSLLARTVRLAILALAVAPAATFAQLPSFPGAEGFGALATGGRGGSVYIVTNLNNSGAGSFRDAVSQPNRTVVFEVGGTINITSQLVFSNNITVAGQTAPGGIAVYGHGASMSNRSNIIVQHMTFRQGINSPSGTKALGMSNGSNIMLDHVSVSWGRWDNIGFTENSNNITIQNSLISEPIDPQNFGGLIDAARNITVARNLWVDNHSRNPKGKADMQYVNNVVYNWGSNGYVGGHSSAPWKQDLVNNYFIAGPNSSLGNALTQFSSTDLVHHAGNLLDTDRDGVLGGRAVVDSDFKGNSTGEAPTFISSPQNSPTIPVTVTSPLEAYDYVLAKAGNYRYRDSADLRVVNQVQSLGTAGAVIVNESVVGGPPTIVGGVAPLDTSRDGIPDAFKIQHGFGVHDVIHNVNSGNGYTWLERYLHSLVDADLPNVEAPSTSPWTISTAFGRGADAEVSENGVPAVSGGNGLGPSMNARYVGASGDRNEYVLLRFDLAGVEADSIHGANLQLTAFRDMASHNLRVWGLKPEAAGQLWDEATVKFDSAPALAFDGNSGTRGLQQSQVTLLGEFSTAGVTEGGSINFASAQFADYLNQLAGVDVGGAGGLATLILERVTENTGQSRFASKEATNLQSTSAGSVADGTYAPLLQLQILDPELAGDFDGDGRVDGRDFLHWQRDPGAGDLADWIADYGAGDAPSAAANVPEPQTLALMTLIGIAAIARRRWSV; the protein is encoded by the coding sequence ATGCCCTCGTCGCTTCTCGCCCGCACCGTTCGCTTGGCAATCTTGGCGCTCGCCGTCGCTCCGGCCGCGACCTTCGCCCAGCTTCCCTCGTTCCCTGGCGCCGAAGGCTTCGGCGCCCTCGCCACCGGCGGGCGCGGCGGCAGCGTCTACATCGTCACCAACCTCAACAACTCCGGAGCCGGGTCCTTTCGCGACGCCGTCAGCCAGCCCAATCGCACCGTGGTGTTCGAGGTCGGCGGAACGATCAACATCACCTCGCAGTTGGTCTTTTCGAACAACATCACCGTCGCCGGTCAGACGGCGCCCGGCGGCATTGCCGTCTACGGCCACGGCGCGTCGATGAGCAACCGCAGCAACATCATCGTCCAGCACATGACCTTCCGCCAAGGAATCAACTCCCCCAGCGGCACCAAGGCGCTGGGGATGAGCAACGGCAGCAACATCATGCTCGACCACGTCAGCGTGAGCTGGGGTCGGTGGGACAACATCGGGTTCACCGAAAACTCGAACAACATCACCATCCAAAACAGCCTGATCAGCGAGCCGATCGATCCGCAGAACTTCGGCGGCCTGATCGACGCGGCCCGCAACATCACCGTCGCTCGCAATCTGTGGGTCGACAACCACAGCCGCAATCCCAAGGGGAAGGCGGACATGCAGTACGTCAACAACGTGGTGTACAACTGGGGCAGCAACGGCTACGTCGGCGGCCACTCCTCGGCCCCCTGGAAGCAAGATCTCGTCAACAACTACTTCATCGCGGGGCCCAACTCCTCGCTCGGCAACGCGCTCACCCAGTTCTCGAGCACCGATCTGGTCCACCACGCGGGCAACCTGCTCGACACGGACCGCGACGGCGTGCTGGGGGGCCGGGCGGTGGTCGATTCCGACTTCAAGGGGAACTCGACCGGCGAAGCCCCCACGTTCATCTCCTCGCCCCAGAACTCGCCGACGATCCCCGTCACCGTGACGTCCCCCCTGGAAGCCTACGACTACGTGCTGGCCAAAGCGGGCAACTACCGCTATCGCGACAGCGCCGACCTGCGCGTGGTCAACCAGGTCCAATCGCTCGGCACGGCCGGGGCCGTCATCGTCAACGAGTCGGTCGTCGGCGGCCCTCCGACGATCGTCGGCGGCGTCGCCCCGCTCGACACGAGTCGCGACGGAATCCCCGACGCCTTCAAAATCCAGCATGGCTTCGGCGTTCACGACGTCATCCACAACGTGAACTCGGGCAACGGCTACACGTGGCTCGAACGGTATCTCCACTCGCTCGTCGACGCCGACCTGCCGAACGTCGAAGCCCCGTCGACCTCGCCCTGGACGATCAGCACCGCGTTCGGTCGCGGCGCCGACGCCGAGGTCTCGGAAAACGGCGTCCCCGCCGTCAGCGGCGGCAACGGTTTGGGCCCTTCGATGAACGCGCGCTACGTCGGGGCCTCGGGCGACCGCAACGAGTACGTTCTGCTGCGGTTCGATCTCGCCGGCGTCGAGGCCGATTCGATTCACGGCGCCAACCTCCAACTCACCGCCTTCCGCGACATGGCGAGCCACAACCTGCGGGTCTGGGGGCTCAAACCCGAAGCCGCCGGCCAACTGTGGGACGAAGCGACGGTCAAGTTCGACTCCGCCCCCGCCTTGGCGTTCGACGGCAACAGCGGCACCCGCGGCCTGCAACAAAGCCAAGTGACGCTGCTGGGCGAGTTCTCCACGGCCGGCGTCACCGAAGGAGGCTCGATCAACTTCGCCAGCGCCCAATTCGCCGACTACCTGAACCAACTTGCGGGCGTCGACGTCGGCGGCGCGGGGGGCCTCGCGACGCTGATCCTTGAACGCGTCACCGAGAACACCGGCCAATCTCGCTTTGCCTCGAAAGAAGCGACCAATCTGCAATCGACGAGCGCCGGCAGCGTCGCGGACGGGACCTATGCGCCGCTCCTGCAATTGCAAATTCTCGATCCCGAGCTGGCCGGCGACTTCGACGGCGACGGTCGCGTCGACGGCCGCGACTTCCTCCACTGGCAGCGGGACCCCGGCGCCGGCGATCTCGCCGACTGGATCGCCGACTACGGCGCCGGCGACGCTCCCTCAGCCGCCGCCAACGTCCCCGAGCCGCAAACGCTGGCGCTGATGACGTTGATCGGCATCGCCGCGATCGCACGCCGCCGCTGGTCGGTCTGA